The Castanea sativa cultivar Marrone di Chiusa Pesio chromosome 11, ASM4071231v1 genome contains a region encoding:
- the LOC142616283 gene encoding uncharacterized protein LOC142616283 has translation MPHSISRPIWKTPPWPKLKVNFDGAVFRENQRAGVGVIVRDAEGRVSASMAESFHLPFSVAAVEVLAAKKALQLTKDLGFHSIILEGDSKIAIDGLLSNNSILNEYGHLLSEAKEVAAQMDLVEFQFVSRQANKSAHNIARHARHVNEFTVWMEDVPPHLVSVIQADSAIHQ, from the coding sequence ATGCCTCACTCTATTTCTCGGCCTATATGGAAGACTCCACCATGGCCAAAACTCAAAGTTAATTTCGACGGAGCCGTGTTTAGGGAGAATCAACGCGCCGGGGTGGGTGTCATTGTCCGTGATGCAGAGGGCAGGGTGTCTGCGTCTATGGCAGAGAGCTTTCATCTTCCATTCTCTGTTGCTGCAGTAGAGGTGTTAGCAGCAAAAAAGGCCCTTCAACTCACTAAGGATCTCGGGTTCCATTCAATCATCCTGGAGGGTGACTCGAAGATTGCCATTGATGGTCTGTTGAGCAATAATTCTATCCTCAACGAGTATGGTCACCTGCTGAGTGAAGCTAAAGAGGTGGCAGCCCAGATGGATTTAGTGGAGTTTCAGTTCGTGTCAAGACAAGCAAACAAATCAGCTCATAACATTGCTAGACATGCAAGACATGTTAACGAGTTTACggtgtggatggaggatgttcctccACACCTTGTTTCTGTAATTCAAGCCGACTCAGCTATTCATCAATAA